In the Bos indicus x Bos taurus breed Angus x Brahman F1 hybrid chromosome 20, Bos_hybrid_MaternalHap_v2.0, whole genome shotgun sequence genome, one interval contains:
- the MRPL36 gene encoding 39S ribosomal protein L36, mitochondrial: MATALLRRVASAVGPLLQLGGRPLSALAQGPPRAGPATHTPPGLVATLLAARPALGLQPALGFKTKGVLKKRCKGCYLVKRRGRWFIYCKTNPKHKQRQM; this comes from the coding sequence ATGGCCACCGCCCTCCTAAGGAGAGTGGCCTCCGCCGTGGGCCCGCTGCTGCAGCTGGGGGGCCGCCCGCTTTCCGCGCTCGCGCAGGGCCCCCCGCGCGCCGGCCCTGCCACTCACACGCCCCCCGGCCTGGTTGCCACGCTCCTCGCCGCGCGCCCGGCGCTCGGCCTGCAGCCCGCCCTGGGCTTCAAGACCAAGGGCGTCCTCAAGAAGCGCTGCAAGGGCTGCTACCTGGTGAAGAGGCGCGGGCGCTGGTTCATCTACTGCAAGACCAACCCAAAGCACAAGCAGAGACAGATGTAG